One stretch of Candidatus Zixiibacteriota bacterium DNA includes these proteins:
- a CDS encoding M28 family peptidase: MKTIFMTAIILLLTFFQAQATDLYRVSLNSPDDAMLLNGLKVEPVLRVGGNYIITAPSGQIDKLIQNGMQVELIATQVELDDLYLDRRMDDRNKQAYPVIFEYEGYRLLLVEDYQPPVDEVPDLMPLHNDFMEFKYKPDFQYDTGLKKLPLDLDSIAELVDQDTLTAYLYHLQSYFRRVAGTTEIYNTRDWIHDKFESFGYDSVYNDPFTAEIGGIDRPCYNVVAVKPGTTYPEIEIIVGAHYDGVPGSPAVDDNGSGTVGVLELARIFSGLETDVTFKFITFDAEEWGLHGSWDYADKAVANGDNILLMFNMDMIAHIQNTNRANLKHGDNTMFAQQWIALSQSISNITGYLAGGSSGSDHHPFDQNGYDVIFLQEYYFSYVYHSYNDSTTYINFDYLDRMVETSAAMLYQLGTSDDFDSDGIVNSVDNCLIVPNLGQADTDADQVGDMCDNCVDTPNQNQADSDHDGVGDACDGKVHFTLQEPPDALLGIYYEFQFEALGGTPPYTWTKIGGQIPYGITLEDNGLLAGTPTWSSNYQFTVQLSDASNPQLADTTTYTIVVEEGMLCGDSNGDTTVDVSDAVYIINYAFAGGPAPDPYDQADANCDTLVDVSDAVYIINYAFSGGNDPCDIDGDTVPDC, from the coding sequence ATGAAAACTATATTTATGACCGCTATCATCCTGCTTTTAACATTTTTTCAAGCCCAGGCAACCGACCTCTACCGGGTAAGTCTGAACAGCCCCGATGACGCCATGCTTTTGAACGGTCTTAAAGTGGAACCCGTTCTCAGAGTCGGAGGAAATTATATTATTACCGCGCCTTCTGGTCAGATCGATAAATTGATCCAGAACGGTATGCAGGTCGAACTGATCGCGACACAGGTAGAACTGGATGACCTCTATCTCGATCGCCGCATGGATGACCGCAACAAACAGGCCTATCCGGTAATCTTTGAATACGAAGGCTACCGTTTACTCCTGGTCGAGGACTACCAGCCTCCTGTTGATGAAGTTCCGGATCTGATGCCTTTGCACAACGATTTCATGGAATTTAAGTATAAACCGGATTTCCAGTACGATACCGGCCTCAAAAAACTGCCACTCGACCTCGACTCGATTGCCGAGCTTGTCGACCAGGATACGCTGACTGCTTACCTCTATCACCTGCAGTCATATTTCCGCAGGGTGGCGGGTACAACCGAAATCTACAACACGCGTGACTGGATTCATGACAAGTTCGAATCCTTCGGCTACGATTCGGTCTACAACGATCCATTCACCGCCGAAATCGGCGGAATCGACCGCCCTTGCTATAATGTTGTGGCGGTCAAACCCGGAACGACATATCCCGAGATTGAAATCATCGTCGGTGCGCATTACGACGGCGTTCCCGGATCACCGGCGGTCGACGACAACGGCAGTGGAACTGTCGGAGTACTCGAACTCGCAAGGATTTTCAGCGGGCTCGAAACCGATGTGACTTTTAAATTCATAACTTTCGATGCTGAGGAATGGGGCCTCCACGGTTCCTGGGACTACGCCGATAAAGCTGTCGCTAACGGCGATAATATCCTGTTGATGTTCAACATGGACATGATCGCTCATATCCAGAATACTAACAGGGCCAACCTGAAACATGGCGACAACACCATGTTCGCACAGCAGTGGATCGCGCTTTCACAATCTATCAGCAATATAACCGGGTACCTGGCGGGAGGATCTTCCGGATCGGACCATCATCCCTTCGACCAGAACGGCTATGATGTGATCTTTTTGCAGGAATATTACTTCTCCTATGTATATCATTCTTACAATGACAGCACGACATACATCAATTTTGATTATCTCGACCGCATGGTAGAAACTTCGGCGGCCATGCTCTATCAACTCGGCACCAGCGATGATTTCGACAGCGACGGGATCGTCAACTCTGTGGATAACTGCCTGATCGTTCCCAACCTGGGGCAGGCTGACACAGACGCTGACCAGGTTGGCGATATGTGCGATAACTGTGTCGACACACCCAACCAGAACCAGGCCGATTCCGACCACGACGGCGTCGGTGATGCCTGCGACGGCAAAGTTCACTTCACTTTACAGGAACCGCCCGACGCGCTTTTAGGAATCTATTACGAGTTCCAGTTCGAAGCCCTGGGTGGAACACCGCCCTACACCTGGACTAAAATCGGCGGGCAGATACCCTATGGTATAACGCTTGAAGATAACGGCCTGCTGGCTGGAACACCCACCTGGTCATCAAACTACCAGTTTACGGTTCAACTCAGCGACGCCTCCAATCCACAACTGGCTGATACGACAACTTATACGATCGTTGTCGAAGAGGGTATGCTGTGCGGTGATTCAAACGGCGACACAACTGTCGATGTATCGGATGCGGTTTACATAATCAACTACGCCTTTGCCGGTGGCCCGGCACCGGATCCCTATGATCAGGCTGACGCCAACTGTGATACGCTGGTCGATGTTTCTGATGCTGTCTATATCATTAACTACGCTTTCAGCGGTGGCAATGATCCCTGCGATATCGACGGTGATACAGTCCCCGATTGCTAA